The genomic DNA cagttagcataaacttgatttacagggataaTCTCTTGATTAGCTATTTCCACTTGCAAAGATTCTTTTAAAGGTTCCACTTTTAAGTTCAATTTTTCAGCAAATTCCTTAGATACGAAAGACATAgtagctccaaaatcaaataacACATTGGCGGGATTGGAGTTTAGGAGGAGCGTACCTGCTATAACATTGGTATTCCTTACGGCATCTTTCACAGTCATATTAAAAGTCCTGGCAGTCGGCACTCTGTTAGATGCATCTACACTACCCCTCGAGCTAGCTGGGGTTGCCGCAGGGCAGTCCTTCTTCACGTGTCCTGTCTTTCCGTACTGAAAACACTTAGCCGCTTCCTGGTTACAAGCTGTGGCATAGTGCCCTACCttaccacatttaaagcatgtcacCGGTTTCTGCATATATTGCCCAGAATGCCTCTTACCACAGCTCTTGCATTCTGGCAGAGGAGGTCGTGGTTGGCAATGATAAGACATTCCCGTTTGGTTCCCGCTCCGGGCCACACTCACGCTCCCTGATCCCCCGAATCTTGTACTGCGGTTGGGTTGGGAGGCCGTCCCCCTGACAAACTTACTAGGGAAGCTCTCCCCCCACACTCCTGCTTCGACCATCAAACTTTCGTTTCTTAGTTTGCTTCATTTTCTGGCTCATTTCACTCCCTGCTTCAGCTATTGTGGCCTTCTGTACTAGAGTGGCATAGTCAGTTATCTTTAGAATTGCCAGcttattctgaatccactactTTAATCCCTGTTGAAATCTCTCAGCCTTTTGCTCTTCGGTGCCCACCAGCTGTGGCACAAACCTCGACAATTCtgtgaacttagcttcatattccgctacgCTCATATTCTCTTATTTCAGCTCTAGGAACTTTCACTGCATCTGTATCTCCATAAACTTCGGGACATACTTCTTTAAAAATAACTCAGTGAATCTTTCTCGATTAACAATCCCTTGgggctccatatttttcttggcttcccaccaatagttagcctcACCTTTTAAGAGATAAGTGGCAAAATTAGTCTTGTGGGCTTCCTCAGTGCCAATTCGCTCAAAGGTCTTTTCTACCTCTTTCAGCCAAGCCCTGGCCTGAACTGGGTCAGCAACACCGTGAAACTCTGGGGGCTTGACCGACTTGAAAGATTTAAACGCATTAGCCATGGCCTGCTGGGGTTGCTGGGGTGGTCGTTGCTGTTGCAAGTTTTGCCTCAGAAATTCTACAAACTGCTCCATAGGGTTCACTGGCACTTCCATCCCCTGAGTATCTTCAGCCTCTGACTCTTCATAGTCCtcatcatcatactcatttcgttCTTCATTAATTCTTAATAATGGGGTCTGTGCTCGATGCCCTTGTTCATTATTACTGCCCTGGCCACCAGATGCAGCTGGGCGAGTTCTTGTTACTATTCTCCTTGGCGGCATTTTCCTATTACATAAACTTATTTAGGTTGTTTTCATTTGCCAATCCTCATGCTTCCTGATTTGTTATGACAGTATAAAATTATGCAGGTATGAAAGAAGATTAAACCACAATCTAGAAATCGTA from Apium graveolens cultivar Ventura chromosome 5, ASM990537v1, whole genome shotgun sequence includes the following:
- the LOC141660409 gene encoding uncharacterized protein LOC141660409, producing MSYHCQPRPPLPECKSCGKRHSGQYMQKPVTCFKCGKVGHYATACNQEAAKCFQYGKTGHVKKDCPAATPASSRGSVDASNRVPTARTFNMTVKDAVRNTNVIAGTLLLNSNPANVLFDFGATMSFVSKEFAEKLNLKVEPLKESLQVEIANQEIIPSKRLLRQGCEAYLAHMVDTKRETPEIHTIPVVNEFEDVFLKDLPGLPADREIEFAIDLAPGTTPVSKAPYPLAPIEMKELADQLQDLLDKG